Within Nycticebus coucang isolate mNycCou1 chromosome 16, mNycCou1.pri, whole genome shotgun sequence, the genomic segment tcaactcctgggcttatatgattctcttgcctcagcctccggagcagctgggactacaggcgcccgccacaacgcccggctattttttgttgtttggccggggctgggtctgaacccaccaccctcggcatatggggccagcaccctactcactgagccacaggcgctgcccagccagTCATGTTTTTAAGTTGTTGTAAAAATTCTATGGTTTGAAAAGTAAACAATACattgtttctttctctgtctgactttaataaacattaaaaatctaCCGTCTCTATAAATGCTGGTATTTTAGAATGTGAGTTACATTAACAATCTTCTCATCTTGAGTTTCAGGAAAGGCTGAGTTTGGAAAGAGGCATTTCATTTGATAGTATTAAGGGTTAAGGACTTGGAGGCTGAGCTGTGACACAGAATGTCCACATTGTAATCACATGGTAGGTGACAGCTTCTTTACAGGCACAAATGGGGGTGAACTTCTAGTCAGCAAGACCCACCACCATAAGGGAGGACAGTGCCAAGTCACCAGAAAAATCCTAGtgaaaaacagcagaaatttcTAGCTAAAGACACTCAGATGTTCCGGGGCTGTCTCCACTGCACTGCTGACTGAGTGCTTCTGTTTTCCTCCCCTGAaaaattcctcttttcccttctcacATCAGTTCAAGCAGGCTCTTGGGGACAGCTGGTCCAACAAACTCAAATGGAGAAAGCAAGTCAGTGACGTTATATGGTTTGCAAAAAGTTATATATTTGATTAGTAACAGAGCCAGACATAGGGGTCAGGACACTGGGCTCCCACTCCTGGTCTCTTTCTTATTTACCAAGCTGCCTGCCACCTAACGTTTGGAAAACATTCCTAGAGTTTTCACACCTTCCATTGGATGGGGAACATACTGATCTTGGAAGAGTTaggaaaatgccgtgaaggctatgttaaccagtttgatgaaaacatttcaaattgtctataaaaccagtacattgtaccccatgattgcattaatgtacacagctacgatttaataaaaaataaaataaaataaaagctaataaGATGAGGGTACAGCCGTGGTTGAAGATGAAGAGATAAAGCAAAGGAGGAAAgtggtgaaaagaaaaaagaggcaatAGGAGCAAATAATATAGAAACTCTAAGATTAGAGAAGATgcagaggacagagagggagaaATGAACTGAGAATCTGCAGGGCCTAAAGTGCATGCAGGATTTCCCTCGCAGGAGCGTTTACGGAAAAAGCTATACTCAGTAGTTCTGGGAAATTTGCTTTCATGTTCCTCTGGCTGCTCTCTCAGTGCTATGAGGCAGAAAAGGGACACTCAAGAGCAGCAAACTGAGGCAGCCAAGGGCCAAGCAGAagtcagaaagagaagaaagaagagacaaaTACAACCCGGGAAAGAGAATGAAACCAGAAAGAAAGCAGATCTGCTATGAGTTGAGGAGTGCCCTGAGGGCGGGCATGCCGCACAGAGACAGGGGCCCATGGCCACAGCCACTATGCAGGAAGGGACAGcggcacaatgggaaagggttcATGAGAGCAGCTGGTGCAAATGGAGGAAGCCAACAAATGGGTCTTGGGTGTTAGAGCCACAGGAGATTACAAATCCATAAGACCGCTTATCTCACCTCTTATCACTCACCTCTCTTGCCCCGTTTCCTCATTTatataaattgtttttcaaaatacacaaacatcTACTCATTCACTTCGTGTACCCTGGAGGCCTTCCTCGCTGGGTTGGCTTCTCAGGAAATTCTTTGGTGCTTCCCGAGAAATGGTGTGTTTCTTTGGGCCCCTCTTACCTAGAAATGCCTTCCAAATGAGGTGGGATTTTCCTTAGGAAAAGCCAGGCCTCCATCATGGCTGGGTGGACTTCCAGAGGAAAATGTCATAGCATTGAGAGAGCAGCCAGGGGAACATGAAAGCAATTTCCCAGAACTACTGAGTATAGCATTTTCCATACACGCTCCTGCGAGGGAAATCCTGCAGGCACTTTAGGCCCTGCAGATTCATACCCATTCTACCTCCCATAGGCAGGGTTTCTGGGGAAAGCCAAGCTGCCACCTGTGTATCTGATCACAGTAACATTTAATCAGAGCGGTGTCCAGTTGTCTGGATAGAGATCTGGAGTCATCAACAAACACATTCTCCAACTGGCAAGAGGAAAGCAAAATGGGGTCGTTTTCCTCCTAGAACTATTAGCCTCTAACCACAAGCCTCTTTAAAATACGCTATTTGAACAGAGATACCTGTCTAGTCCAGGCTAAATAATAACTGCTTTCTAGAACTGATTCTATGCTGAGAAGACAATCAATAGGAAAGACAACCCTGCCagcattctttttcctttagatGGCATGCCACAAATAGAGTCCTCTTTAGCTCCAGCTGTGGCCTATTAGTGTAAACTTGCAAaaacatctaccctgtttccccgaaaataagacatactccaaaaataagacctacttacaggaaagataagacgtcccctgaaaataagaactagcacatctttgggagcacaccttaaaataagacactgtcttattttcagggaaacagggtagcagccACCGACCTGCCTGCTCAAAATGTCAATCAACACACTTTCTGAAATgcaactatagttaataatcaatgagttttaaaaattcttcatgcCTTGCATGCACCTGGAGTGAGTTGCTGACTGCAGAGTTGGGTTAATGCCACTTTTTGTGAGTCCTGTCAGAGGAATGCTCCCTAAGACAGTTGTTTGCTCAGCTGAGTCAAGGCTAGCAGCTGGCAGGAATGTGTGGCGGCTTCCTTCTGAGTACTTacacagaatcctgggctggtGACTGTGCCTGTGTTAGTTCTCCCCTCACCTCATGTACTCCCCATCACTCCTATAATCCATAAACGATTCTGATCCCGACACCTCCTCAAAATCCTCCAGCACCAGACTGGTGGAATCCTCACCCAGGATGCTACTGTCGGGCCTGGACATCCTGGCCCAGGAGGGAGGTGCGGGAAGGTTGGTGGCTGCGGGAGGGGGAGAACAGGGTGGCGTTTGCTGGTCAGATGTGGAGCTGGCCTGAGGAGGGCCTGTGGCTGGTTCATGGGTTTCCTCATCGTCCTTCTCTGACTCAGGTCCTGCATCTGAGGCCGTAGGACCCAGGATGTGGTATAGGCTGGGGAGGCGGATGTCAAAGCGCAGCCCAAACTTAGCGAAGAGCTTGTCATTGAGGGTATAGAGCTTCTCTGAGATGTCGTAGCCCAGCAGAGCTGAGAAGAGGCAGGAGATGTATCGCTCTTTGGTCAGAAGAAGGTGGAGACTTTTCCGGGGCCAGGAAATGTAACTACAGGAGGTCTCAGCAGTCAGAGTAACCTGGGAGGAGTCATGAGCAGAGAATCAAGGTTTAAGCTAGAAAATCTGTCTGTGCTGAGCACAGGGAAACAAAATGACCTGGCAAATAGCTGCGTTTTTATTGAAGCTGTGTGGGAGTAGCTCTCTGTGCTCTTGCCCTGTCTAGTGAATGACTTTTACTTGTGTGCCCTGATACTAGTGTATGGAATGTCAGGAGTCCTGGGATCAGCCATTTACTCACTCAGCTGTCACTTCCTGgagtctcagtttccacatctggtTTCCTCAATTCTAATTCTATGATTTTGTGGCTGACACCACTGCTGGATGCAGAAGGTTCTGAATCAgattttgagagagaaagaaggggccTCCTGGTGCTCTGAAGAAAGGGGGAAATGCTGATGACTATTCTTCTTAAGTATGAAGAAGAATAATATATTGGGGGTAGGGACACAAAAAGAGCTGGAAAGAAATTCAGTTAGAGAAAAAGCTTCTGGTTAGGGAGGCCGATCTACACACGTTTGCTGAGCTGCACACATGGGCTGAGCATTGACTGGGATTCAGGTCCACGAGGTTGCTCCCAACTTGGCCACTGCAAGAAAACTTCTGATGGCTGAAGTCAGAAAAATGCAGAGGGAGACAAACTCTTAAGAGCAGAAAGTCAAAGGATACCCATGCTCCACTTGTTTATGTAGGACTTTTTcttcctgttgcccaggctacagtgctatggcatcaacctagctcacagcagcctcaaactcctgggctccagcgatcttCCTATcctagcctcccgagtagctgagactataggcacctgccacaattcctggctgacttttctatttttagtagagatgggggtgtcactcttactccagctggtcttgaaatcctgagctcaagcagtcctcctgccttggcctcccagagtgctaggattacaagtgtgaaccaccctACCCAGCCCTATTTATCTAGGAATGTCTGAGTACTCTCTATGTGTTCATGATGAAAAACTAAATTATACTTGCAGAGGAAATAAACAATAATATGTACCCGTATGAAGTAGGTGCTGGATAAATCCTTGTTAAAATAATGATGAATGGTAAAGCTAGGGTTAAAATGGAAACATGCTCAGGACAGTACAAGAAAAGAGTGTGGAGTCACACAATTTTTTATGATCTGATTGACAATAATATTTTGGTTGGCTAGGCTCATGATGTGGATGGAGACAATGAAAATGGTGATAGCGAGGAGGATGACAGCAGCTGACACTTATTGAGAGgtgactgtgtgccaggccttgtGTTAAGGACTTTATATGGGTTGTCAAATTATATGCAGGGTTGAATTTCCAAACACTTTTTTGTTAGAGATTATATATAGTACTTTTAAATCCTGCATTACCTACCAGATCTCCCActaccctcctctcctcttccttcctctttgctgGGCTCTTCCTCCTCCaattcctttattcctttcctCCTCTCAGCTTTTCCCCTTTACTCTCTAACTCTGCAATCAGGACCCTAAATACATTACCAAGGCCAGAAGCTGGTTTCAAGTTTCAGCTTTTCCTCTTTGCCATCTGTGTGACAtcagataatttatttaacctaatTCGAAAATAATACAATCTGTCCATTACTATAGTTCAGCATGTACCTCTCACAACCTGCCATAGGTCTGTACTTTAGATGTACTTAGTAATAATTCCCAAACAAGAAATCAGAGTGCCAAACGTGAGGCTGGTGTGTTGAGCAAGGGCTGATCTAGATACaaacaatgttctttttttttttgagacagagtcttaagctgtcgccctgggtagtgtgctgtggcgtcacagctcacagcaacttcaaactcttaggctgaagcaattctcttgcttcaacctcccaagtagctgggactacaggtgcccagcgcaatgcccggctattttttggttgtagttgtcattgttgttttggtaggcccgggctggatttgaacctgccagctaccatgtatgtggctggcaccctagccacttgagctatagacACTGAGCCACAAACAATGTTTTTAAAGGCAAACATAATTGGTGGGCATTCTTATGAATATGCTGTTAATTATTCCATcttgctggatgtggtggctcatgcctgtacttctagcactctgggaggccaaggcaggtgaattacttgaactcaggagttcaagaccagcctgagcaagagccagacccccatctctaaaaaatagccggttgttgtggtgggtgcctatagtcccagctacttgggaggctgaggcaagagaatcacttgagctcaagagtttgaggttgctgtgagctataatgccatggtactcaaccTCAGGGCAaataagtgagactctctctcaaaaaaaaaaaaaagaaaataataataataattcttccattttaaaatagaacaaaattaaaaaataaaaattctttttcttcaccTCACTTTCCTTGCCAGTTACCACTCCATTAATTTGCTCTGCCTTTTAGCaaaactccacacacacacataaatggtCTATACTTACTATCTCCAATCCCGTTGTTCTGATTATTGTAAGGCTTTGCCTCTGGTAATCCCTAAACACTGCTCCTCTCGAGGTCACCAGTGACCTCCAAGTTGTTGAGTCAGTTGGTAGTCAGTTTTCATGGCATCCTATGCTATCAATCGTCCCCTCCTCTTTGATATATGTTCTTCGCTTGGTTCCCAGGATGCTATGAACTCCTGGTACAATCTCCTGATTGTTCTTTTTCAGATTCCTTGGCTGGTTcctctttctaatttctttacagtatcccagagcTCCATTCTTGAACActcttctctttctattctctatCAGTGATCTTCTCCAATTCAATGCCTTTAAATGTCATCTGTATGCAACCAACTCTCACATTTATGTCCCAAACCCAGACCTTATTCCTGAATTCCAGCCTCAAATATCCAACTGCCTATGCAGCATCTCCATTTGAATGTCCATAGATGACACAGACCTAACATATCCCAAACTGAACTTCTTATTCCCCAGCTCTACCTGCAGCCCAACTTAACTCAGTTGATGGCATCATCATCCTTCCAGTTGCTGAGGTCAAAAGTCTTCCTCgatcctttctttctctcacattCTACAACCAACCCATCCTTTCCaaattttccaaaaggaaatacTTTTGGCTCTGTTAAACAACGTATGCTCTGGCCCTACATGACCTGGCTCCTGATCGCCTCTCCAACTTCCTATTCTGCTATTTCTCCTATTCCCCTCTCTgttcctctgtccctctgtcctcctttctgtACCTCAAACACTCTAGCCCCACCTCAGCGCCTTTGCACTGGCTCTTTGTCTGATAAACTTTCCCTTAATATTCACAAAGCTTATACTGTTGTTTCTCTCAGGattttgctcaaatgtcacctgaCTTTCATGACCACCCTATTCAAAATTGCAACTATATCTCCTTGatactacttttttgttgttttgttgtttttctaacTAGCAGTAATTATCTTCTAACATATTGCATAATGCTATGAACTCCTGGTGCAATCTCCTGCACCAGGTTGTCATTAACATGAGGGCAGAGATGTTTATCTGCTCTTTTCCCTGATATATTGCAAGTAACTTTAAGAATGCCTGGTATGGgtctcaaacccagccctggctaaaaactgtgataaaaaaaaaagaatgcatggggcggcgcctgtggctcagtccttaaggcgccggccctatataccgaggatggcgggttcaaacccggccctggctgaactgcaaccaaaaaaaaaatagccgggcgttgtggcaggcacctgtagtcctagctactcgggaggctgaggcaagagaatcgcttaagtccaggagttggaggttgctgtgagctgtgtgatgccatggcactctactgagggccataaagtgagactctgtctctacaaaaaaaaaaaaaaaaagaatgtgtgatatgggtggtgcctgtggcccagtgggtagggcgccagccccatacactgagggtggcgggttcaaacccagccccggccaaactgcaacaaaaaaatagttaggagttgtggcgggcgcctatgcccagctactcaggagggaggctgaggcaagagaatcgcctaagcctaagcccgggagttggaggttgctgtgagctatgtgatgctacggcactctaccgagggtgataaagtgagactctgtctctacaaaaaaaaaaaaaaaagaaagaaagaaaagaatgcctTGTAtgtaataagtgctcaataaatattactgAAATGAATGAATCAAGTGAAGACTACCAACCTTGTATATTGCAAAACAACCTAATATCAATTTTGTGGCCCGTATAGAATCCATCCCCAAAGGTACTTAGGAAAtcggcttcttttttttttgcagttttttggccagggccgtgtttgaacccgccacctctggtatctagggccagcaccctactccttgagccacaggcactgccccagaaatCTGCTTCTTGATTGgctcaaatacacacacatacacacacacacacacacatatatacacacatacatacacgcaTCTGTTACAAAGTTTTATCAAGTACTTAGTTTTTCTCCAATACCTCAAAATTTGGCTGGatggattaaatgagatcatctaTGTAAGTAGCATTTAGATCcagtgggcgcctgtggctcagtgagcagggcgccggccccatataccgagggtggcaggttcatacccggccccgaccaaactgcaacaacaaaaaaaatagccgggcgttgtggcgggcgcctgtggtcccagctactcgggaggctgaggcaggagaatcgcctaagcccaggagttggaggttgctgtgagctgtgtgacgccacggcactctaccgagggcaataaagtgaaactctgtctctacaaaaaaatataaaaaaaaaaaaaaaaaaaaaaagaaaattggagaaaTAATGATGATTTCTCCTGTGCTGTCTTCTTGGTAATTAATGTGAGTGTCACAGTGCTGAACAGTCAATACATTCTGATTTAATTGAATGGTTGAGAGATGTGATGAGATTTGATTGATTTGTGTTAAGCATGATGTGAATTATGATTTAGGCAGTCACTCTGGATAACTCAGTCAACAAAGATGATGTAATTGCAAAAGGCAAGGACAGGATGAACTGTAACTTGGGACAACACTGACATTTGCAAAGAGGAAATGAGACTTTACACACCAATAGCGAATGTGTGGATCTTATTGCTCTGAAAGGAGGTGCACCCTAAAAATACAAATGAGAGGAATATGAACAAACCTACATTCCAGGCCAGGAGGCCATCTGGGGTTACAGCCCTTCCTTTTGAGCATAACTTAAGGGAGGACACTGGGCTTAAGGGAGGACACCTGTTCCTCCATGTCAGTGTCAGAAATAGAGCCCCGGTCCAGCTGGCTCAGGACCTGACTCAGCCCTTCTGGAGGTCTTCCTGGGCCTGAAGGAGTTCCTAAAGGAGATTTCTGGGCTAGTTAGAGAGTGTGTGTGGTGGGTTGGCTTAGAGACGGGATCTAGAGGGGTCTACAGCTGGTGACCCTAGCAGCGGGAGCAGGACTGCCTCTCAGACTCTGTCATTACACAGCCAGTGTGAGGGTGCAGCCGAAAGGAGGTCCAGCCAGGTGGCACTGCCTGGCATGTATCCGTTCTGGGCTTGGCTCATGTGTTGGCTGGAGAGACTCCCTGGCAAAAGTAGTAGGAGACACATAGAACCCAGGTCTGGGAAACTACCTGGACTGGGGAGTCCCTAAAGGGTGagcgagagagacagagagagacagacagaaagacacagagagagagagtgtctgtgtgtgtgaaggTAAACTCTACTATCCTGGTAGCCCTCCCATTTTAATGAGAaatagaggctgggcatggtggctcatgaactctgggaggctaaggctggaggatagcttgagctcaggagttcaagatcagcctaaacgagactgagacccccatctctactaaaaacagagttgttgtggtgggtgcttctAATccaagatacttgggaggctgaggcaggagcatcatttcaatccaggagtttgaggttgccatgagctaggctgtcTCCTTGGCTTATAGTCTGGGCAACGAAGtgaaattttgtttcaaaaaataaaaaaataaaaaagagagagggctAGAAATAGTAGATCCAGGCAACTTGGTTTTccactgtctttctttctttcttttttttgagatagagtcttactctgttgttctgggtagagtcaTGTGGCATtagctgagctcacagcaaccacagatCCTGGGTGTGCACcgtccccttgcctcagcttcccaagtagtttaGACTTCAGGTAccatgcctggattttttttttttttctatttttagtagaaacagggtcttgattttgctgaggctggtcttgaactcctgagctcaggtgattcacctgagtgctaggattagaggcatgagccactgcaccaggccagtTTTCCACTTTCtaactgaagagtttaggcaaaTTACTTGATGCTTtggagccttagtttcctcatctgttcaaTGGGGTAATAATAATATCCAACCCATAGAGTTGTGAGAATCAATGTGGCAATATGATAATGTAATGGCCTACCACATGCTAGCCATTCTATAAGGGAGAACTACAAAGAAAGTAATCAAAGTCTGAAGCATTGGCAGGAAAGAGAGTGAGGACCAAGGAGCCGGCTCCTGCCTTGGAACATGTACGTGAATGCTCTATAAAGTCCTCTGAGACACCAGCTGCCCAATGGCAAGCCAGTTCAGCAAATGCAcactgaacacctactgtgtTCCAGGTACTGTCCTTTGGAGCCTAGTGACAGAGAGGGAAAAGCCCAGATTTTTACTTCCAAGATTCACTGTgtagaagggagaaaggaaaacagatcaTTAGAACAGGGAGCAGTATGTGCACCAGTCAGCATaagtaaaaggaatagaaaagacACACAGGCAAGAACACTAAGCAGTGAGTAGGAGTTGGTGAGGTTGAGCTGGGCAGGCTTCCCAGAGGCAATGGGGTGCCATGATTGTAGCTAGAAGGGGAAATGCATTGCAGATAGTAGGGACCAAAGCATGAAGTTGCAAAACAACGTGGTGTGTTTAGGGAGGTGCTAGAAGTCCAGCATGGCTAGTCTAGGCaaaaaggggaagggggaaggaagggctgGAGATCACCGAAGGGTTCAAATTACCCACCGGGGAGTGTGGGTTTTTATTGGGTGGTGACTTGGGTCTTCAGGAAGGGTTTTAGGCATGGTCCACCTATCAGGGGTTGGCACCTCCTTATCGTACCCCACCTGTGCCAGGGTCTGGGCACTCTTTCCACAGAGGAGGAGTGCTCCCTCCTCCAGCATCAGACTGGTGGTCGTACGGAGGAGAGACGTGAAAGAGGAAAGATGGAGGTACGGACATGGGCAGGttgcagtggggtggggggaggcactGCCGTGGGGCTCACTGTTACCTGGAACACCCCCTCTTCAGAGGGGTGCAGCGATTCCCACTCGGGAGAGTCCATGAACTGGTATGGAAAGATATAGTGCAGAAACTGCCCATCCTGGCTCACACGAACCCTGGCAAAGGGAGAGAAGATAGCATGTGGAAAAAGGAAATGGCCGCCCAAATACCCTTTGCTGAAGTTACATGTCGATGATTAACAGGAATCTTCCAGCAGAAATACCTTGTCCAggggcctggcacggtggctcccctgtaattctagcaccgtGGCCGGCCAAGGCGGGTAGAGTGCCTGATCTCAGgcgtttgagactagcctgagcagagtaagacctcgtttctaaaaaatagccgggtgttgtggcaggtgcctgtagtcccaactacttgggaggctgagcaagaggatcacttgagcccaagagtatttttgttttttgagacagagtctcactttgttgcactcagtagagtgctgtgtcatcacagctcacagcaacacagttagacactgtctcaaaaaaaaaaaaaaaagaaagaaagaaataccttgCCTAAAGCATGGTAAAACCCAGAGCAAGAGTATCCTTATTACTGCTTGGAAGCAGTTTAGAATGTGAACCCATGGAGACTTCCTGAGCCAtcatttcctccttctctttaccAGCGGTTCTCAATTCCAGGCTTCTGAGTAGAAGCCCCAGGGAGgcttaaacacacacacgcacgcacgcacgcacacacacctaGACTTGGGCCCTACCCCAGAATAATTAAACAAGAGTCTGTAGGTGGGATCTGgatattattagtttttaaatctCCCAAGTGATTCTAATACACAGTCAGGGTagaaaccactgctctaaagctcTGCTGTTCACTAGCCACatatggctatttaaatttacatttgagGTGGTGACTGTAGcccagtgggtaaggcgctggccacatatacggaggctggagggttcaaacctggcccgggcctgctaaacagcaatgacaactgcaacaaaaaaaatagccgggcattgtggcgggtgcctgtagtcccagcttcttgggaggctgaggccagagaattgcttaagcctaagaggttgaggttgctgtgagctgtgatggaacagtactctacagagggtgacaacttgaggctctgtctcaaaaaataaataaatacatttacatttgaattgaaaaaaattttagaatattatgggAGTACAAACGTTTTGGtcacatgaattgcttttgtacagtttgagtcaatgTTGTATTGTGCCCCTCACCTGGGTAGTGTGCACTACGCATATtcggtgtgaatttacccctcctctcctgtcccctcccaccgcttgctttctgttgagttgtACTAACAAATGTGAGCATGGatattgattgattagttccaatttaataatgagtacgtgtggtgtttgattttccattcttgcaaaactTTGCTTAGAAGAAGAATGGCCTCctgttccatccaggttgttataaaaattaataccCCTGCAGAGTAGTAGGGGTGCATTCTATGAGAACTTGTTAGAACTGATGGCGCATCACTGACTATGCCTGGGGACAGTGAGGGCATTTCAGACATGACGCTGCATCTGGAAAAGATTAGAATCCAAGATGGGCTTTATCATTTCCCCCCCAAACTCAGTATCTTCCACCTCTTTTCTAAAGTGAATT encodes:
- the POPDC2 gene encoding popeye domain-containing protein 2 isoform X1, whose protein sequence is MSANGSTVGRLLWQGPACISWKWDVEGAFYHLANCILLLGFMGGSGVYGCFYLFGFLGTGYLCYVLWGWFNACGLDIVIWSFLLVVACLLQLAHLGYRLREDTLTEEFDLLYKTLCLPLQVPLQTYKDIVHCCKEQVLTLATEQTYAVEGETPINRLSLLLSGRVRVSQDGQFLHYIFPYQFMDSPEWESLHPSEEGVFQVTLTAETSCSYISWPRKSLHLLLTKERYISCLFSALLGYDISEKLYTLNDKLFAKFGLRFDIRLPSLYHILGPTASDAGPESEKDDEETHEPATGPPQASSTSDQQTPPCSPPPAATNLPAPPSWARMSRPDSSILGEDSTSLVLEDFEEVSGSESFMDYRSDGEYMR